The genomic segment agtctctctctctcacgctctcctcagtctctctctctcacgctctcctcagtctctctctctctctctctcctcagcctctctctctcccgctctcctcagtctctctctctctctctcccgctcTCCTCAGCCTCTCTGTCTCCCGCtctcctcagtctctctctctcccgctctcctcagtctctctctctctctctctcccgctcTCCTCAGCCTCTCTCTCTCCCGCTCTCCTCAGCCTCTCTCTCTCACGCtctcctcagtctctctctctctctctctctctcccgctcTCTCTCTCCCGCTCTCCTcagtctcactctctctctctctctctcccgctctcctcagtctctctctctctctctcactctctctctcccgctctcctcagtctctctctctctcactctctctctctctctcccgctctcctcagtctctctctctctctctcccgctctcctcagtctctctctctctctcccgctctcctcagtctctctctctctctctcactctctctcactctctctctcccgCTCTCCTCAGCCTCTCTCTCTCCCGCtctcctcagtctctctctctctctcccgctctcctcagtctctctctctctctctcccgctctcctcagtctctctctctctctcccgctcTCCTcagtctcactctctctctctctctcccgctctcctcagtctctctcactctctctcactctctctctcccgctctcctcagtctctctctctctcactctctctcccgctctcctcagtctctctctctctctctctctcccgctctcctcagtctctctctctctctctctctctctctcccgctctcctcagtctctctctctctctctcccgctcTCCTCAGCCTCTCTCTCTCCCACTCTCCTCAGCCTCTCTCTCTCCCGCTCTCCTCAGCCTCTCTCTCTCCCGCtctcctcagtctctctctctctctcccgctctcctcagtttctctctctctctctctctctcccgctcTCCTcagtctcactctctctctctctctcccgctctcctcagtctctctctctctcactctctctctctctctctcccgctctcctcagtctctctctctctcgctctcctcagtctctctctctctcactctctctcactctctctctctctctctcccgctctcctcagtctctctctctctctcccgctctcctcagcctctctctctctctctctcccgctctcctcagtctctctctctctctctcccgctctcctcagtctctctctctctctcccgctcTCCTcagtctcactctctctctctctcccgctctcctcagtctctctctctcactctctctcactctctctcccgctctcctcagtctctctctctctctcactctctctctctctctcccgctctcctcagtctctctctctctctcccgctctcctcagtctctctctctctctctcccgctcTCCTcagtctcactctctctctctctctcccgctctcctcagtctctctcactctctctcactctctctctcccgctctcctcagtctctctctctctcactctctctcactctctctctcccgctctcctcagtctctctctctctctctctctctctcactctctctcccgctctcctcagtctctctctctctcactctctctctctcccgctcTCCTcagtctctcactctctctctctctcactctctctctctctctctctctcccgctctcctcagtctctctcactctctctcactctctctctcccgCTCTCCTCAGTCTctatctctctcactctctctctcccgctctcctcagtctctctctctctctcccgctctcctcagtctctctctctctcactctctctctctctctctcccgctctcctcagtctctctctctctcactctctctctctctctctcccgctctcctcagtctctctctctctcactctctctctctctctctcccgctcTCCTCAGTCTCtcactctatctctatctcttttCTCTCACAGTCCCGGGCGGGCTCGCGCTGTGGAGGCGGTGACGTATGAGGGAGGGGCGGGGCCGGGCTGTCTATATAAGCGGCGGCCGGCCACCTCTCCGCACACTCGCCGCTCCGCTCCGTCTGCTCTCTCTTACCCATGGTTATTAGCGCCAGCGCTCCGTGCACAGTCAGAGGCAAACTGACAGCGATGATCAAAAAGATGTGTCCCAACGAGAGCGAGCTGAACATCCCGGCCAAGAACTGCTACCGCATGGTCATCCTGGGCTCCTCCAAGGTGGGCAAGACCTCCATCGTCTCCCGCTTTCTGAGCGGCCGCTTCGAGGAGCAGTACACCCCGACCATAGAGGACTTCCACCGCAAGTTCTACAGCATCCGAGGGGAGGTCTACCAGCTGGATATCCTGGACACCTCCGGGAACCATCCCTTCCCTGCCATGCGGAGACTCTCCATCCTTACTGGTGAGTACTCACATctgggggactacaactcccagcaccacCTAGCATGCAAAGCTAATTCACACTGCATTATCTATGTGCAACTTGtagaatgggagttgtagttgtcaaTTTTGTAGCTTTGCTAAAAATGTGACATTACTTTAGGgttcgttcacacatacaggatttggaactgcagattagaagctcagtcatttagtttacactgaaatctgcagcatcaaatcctgcgcatcatttctgcatacgtgtgaacgtaccattaACCTGATCCTGCTAGGAGTTGGAGTCCCATAACTAGTCCATAATTCTGCATTACTTTAACCTGAtcctgataggagttgtagtcctgcaagtCCCATAACTAGTCCATAATGCTGCATTACTTTTaacctaggagttgtagtcctgcaagtCTATAATGTTGCATTACGTCGGTTGTCTCCGAACGGTGGATCcatcgccagatgttgcaaaactacaactcccagcatgcccggacagccaacggctgtccgggcatgctgggagttgtagttttgcaacatctggcgatgGATCCACCGTCTGTTACTCTTGATGTCTTCAGCCTTCAGGTTGCAAGAATAGATCTTGATTAAGTCTTGCGCTTTAGTAGAACTACAAGTATCAGGCTTGCCGACTATCCAGTTTGGTTccaaaaattaaactttttggccgtcggggcatgctgggagttgtagttttgcaacatctggaggaaagTCCACAGTTTCCCTGTTACTCTAGATGCTCTCCAGCCTTCAAGTTGAGATTGATAAGTCATAAAGCTTTAGTGGAACTACAAGTATCAGACTTGCTGGGTAGCCATGAGCCTTTAAGATAGTGTTTTTCAAatcagggcatgataggagttgtagtcttgataGCCTTCAAGGACGTCTCTATGGTCTTCAGCCACTAACCTGTCCCTCTCTTTATTCTCTCCAGGTGACGTCTTTATCTTGGTCTTCAGCCTTGACAACAGAGACTCCTTCGAGGAGGTCCAACGCTTGAAGCAGCAGATCATCGAAACCAAGTCCTGCCTGAAAAACAAGACTAAAGAGGACAtagacgtgccgctggtcatctGCGGCAACAAGGGCGACCGCGACTTCTACCGCGAGGTCCAAGCCCACGAGATCGAGCAGCTGGTCGGGGAGGACAATAAGTGCTCTTACTTCGAGGTCTCGGCCAAGAAGAACTCTAAGCTGGACGAGATGTTCCAGGCGCTCTTTACCATGGCCAAGCTGCCCAGCGAGATGAGCCCCGACCTCCACCGAAAGGTGTCCGTCCAGTACTGCGAGATCCTGCACAAAAAGTCCATCAAGGGCAAGAAGGTGAAGGAAGACGGCGACGCCTACGGCATCGTGGCCCCCTTTGCCCGCCGGCCCAGCATCCATAGTGACTTGATGTATATCCGGGAGAAGGCCATCGGGGGCGGCCAGAGTAAGGACAAAGAGCGTTGCGTCATCAGCTAGGGTTGACCCGTCTACGAGCCGAGATGGCTtcctataaatatatacatagagAAACAAAAGATCTGGGGCATTTTTCCgtgacgttaaaaaaaaaaaaagccgagcCGCGGAGGCATGTCCGTAGAGAGGGGGGAAACCGTTTTTGACCCCTCGTGCCTTCCGGCCGGGCCTTCGAGGCTGACGAGAGGAGAAGAGGCGGTCGGCCTTGCTGATACTGGACAGTGTGGAATCTTGAGGTGGACTTGGCGGACATGGAGCCGTGTGAGAGTTGTAGTGCTCTGTCCGTCCTCGCACCCCACCCCACCTCTCCTGTGCTGACtatagtgtgtggggggaagtgAAACCAGCAGAGTTGTACGGTGCAAAGACTTATAGTGACTGTTTACATGGTGCTTCGGCACTCTACTGGAGTATTGTACGTGGATCTGAACAAATCCTACCTGTTTATATGGTCAAATGGTTCATCGTCTTGTCttaatttgttgttttttttacgcaataaaacaaaaaatataaactTTATTTGTGTCTCGTTGTATTGTATTCGTGGCTGGGGTAtgattataactcccagcatgccatgtgtAGTGTTTGCCAACCTGTAGCGCagtggttttccaaccagtgtgcctccagctgttgcaaaactacaactcccagcatgctgggagttgtagttttgcagcagctggatggAAAACCACTGCTGTTGCAGAGTTACAACTCTTCAGCCGTCatggcatgatgggggttgtagttcagcaGAGCGTTGGGTTGCGGAACACTGGTCTAGTTAACTGCCAAGGCATAATGGTAACtagtgtggggaaaaaaatggggATCGGGAACATGGATATAGTTGGGTCTAAagaatgatgggaggtgtagtcttgcagcagctggagagtcacaggttggggaaacactgcatccgtatgtcttaggctgcattcacacctcgttttcagcctacggttgccagatccggctggggaggggaaaaccgggcactgCCACACCCCAGCCGTACCGGTGCTgaaatttactttaatgagccgatcagagtcaaacagtgactataTGCGcaattttgacccgtatccggttttgtgaccagacctaaaaccatagtatactacgatTTTTAGGCCCGGTCAggaaactgcatacgggtcaaaaatgagccgaccggagtcgccgtttgactccggtcagctcattaaagtaagtTGATTTCAGCGCCGGACGGGGAGtgtccggttttcccctccccagccggatccggaaacgaggtgtgaatgcagccttagatagATGCATGAACTGGGTATATAGCCCTGGCATCTGCTTAAGCTGCAAAGTACTGTGTGTGTCAATAGTACACGAGTAGGCAACAGCTCTCCCGTATGGTGCAAATAAAATGGTCCTTTTATTTGCACCGTACAGGAGTGCtgttccctgtgtgtgtgtgtgtgtgtgtgtatgtatgtgtgtatgtatgtatgtatgtatatatatatatatatatatatatatatatatatatatatatatatatatatatatatatatatatatatatagaaaatattAATCCTACTCAAGCTGCAcaaaattatacacacacacgtaaTCTTACTGTCTGAGCCAAGAAGCGGTGAAGCAGCTACCACCAGAGACCGCATTAGATGGAGCGTTCTGCACGAATCCACTAGAGCGGCCACACAGCGCCACCTGCAGGCCACACGAGGAACTGACacttggggaaaaataaaaaactagatGACCCTTTGCACAGTaaccattctgggagttgtagttgcacacCGCAAAGTGCGCTGGAAGAGCTTGTGTTTAGAAATGATAGGACCATTTTAAGTATCTTAAATTAGGTGATGATCGGATGGAAATGGTTAGtaaaatacacttaaaaaaaaaaaattacctcttGCATTCACCTAGGGAGCAGGATTAAaaaaagtgtatgtgtgtgtgtatatataatatattataaacaattttttccccaaaataacAGGGCGGCACTCCAGCGATACACAGTAAAGTGATATTCACCCAAGTGTAAACAGCGACATTTCAACCTACTCAatgaggtctttttcaagcatcttTTTCAACTAATTtaatgatttatatatatatatatatatatccaaaatttatatttttctgaAATGCATATAGTCTTTTACATTCGCCTAGAATGGgtgataacagggaacaatagcATGCATTCAGTAAACCCTTTATTAGCCTGGTATTGCAGTTTAGTATTCCagaaaaactacaatgcccagcatgtagTCCTGAGCGTATGTTAAACTACAATACCTATCGTTcgcagggcatgctggatgttataGTTGTTCCGACAGCTTGATGCTACTTGATCTAAGCTCTGGGTTGCGCCCTTCTATTAGTCACATGACCTGCCGGGCCCCCATGGCTGTTTTTGTGACTGACTGAGCTTTTTACAGCCGATTGTTACACCCACTCGTGAAACGTGCGGTTGGCGCCGTGTTTGCAAAACCAACGCCCTGCTGTATCCCTGTTATTAGCAGTAATCTAGAAAGAA from the Hyla sarda isolate aHylSar1 chromosome 8, aHylSar1.hap1, whole genome shotgun sequence genome contains:
- the RASD1 gene encoding dexamethasone-induced Ras-related protein 1, whose product is MVISASAPCTVRGKLTAMIKKMCPNESELNIPAKNCYRMVILGSSKVGKTSIVSRFLSGRFEEQYTPTIEDFHRKFYSIRGEVYQLDILDTSGNHPFPAMRRLSILTGDVFILVFSLDNRDSFEEVQRLKQQIIETKSCLKNKTKEDIDVPLVICGNKGDRDFYREVQAHEIEQLVGEDNKCSYFEVSAKKNSKLDEMFQALFTMAKLPSEMSPDLHRKVSVQYCEILHKKSIKGKKVKEDGDAYGIVAPFARRPSIHSDLMYIREKAIGGGQSKDKERCVIS